The Microaerobacter geothermalis genome includes the window ATCGGCCTGTTGGCCGGATGCGGAAGCTCAGAAAGGGTCTCCAGTACAGAGAAGCCCGCTGCAACTTCGACTGAGACCAATACTCAGCAGGAAGGAAATTCTACCCAAGCTTCTTCTGAAACAGAGAAGAAAGTGTTTACCATTGGAATTACCCAAATCGTAGAACATCCTGCATTGGATGCGGCTAAGGAAGGATTTATCAAGGCTCTTGCCGATAATGGTTATGTTGATGGAGAAAAAGTGAAGTTTGATCAGCAAAATGCTCAAGGAAGCCGGGATACCGCGACTTCTATTGCTCAAAAATTCGTTGCTGATAAGGTGGATATGATTTTTGCCATCGCTACACCCACGGCCCAGGCAGCTGCCCAAGCCACTGCTGATATTCCGATCTTGATCACAGCCGTAACTGACCCGGTAGCTGCGGGATTGGTGAAGTCAAATGAAAGACCTGAAACCAATGTCACCGGAACGACAGATATGAATCCGGTAAAGGAACAACTTTCCTTAGTGACCAAGGTGAAGCCAGATGCAAAAAAAGTTGGGATTCTGTATAATTCGGGGGAGACCAACTCTGAAGTGCAGATTAAATTGGCAGAATCCGTCGCGCCTGAATTGGGGTTGGAATTGGTATTAAAGGGGATTACGAATAGTTCTGAAGTTCAGCAAGCAGCCCAATCTTTGGTGGGAAAAGTGGATGCCATCTATGTCCCCACAGATAATACCGTTGTTTCTGCGTTAGAATCTGTGCTGGGCGTAGCAGAACAGGCCAAAATTCCGGTTGTGGCAGGTGAAGGTGATTCCGTTCGCAGGGGAGCTGTCATCACCTATGGATTAGATTACTACAAACTGGGTTATCAGACTGGTGAAATGGCAATTAAGGTGTTGAATGGTACCGATCCTTCTACTATGCCTATTGAAACACAGAAAGACATGCAGTTAATCGTTAACAAAAAAGCTGCAGCCAACATGGGTGTGGAATTGTCTGAAGAGTTATTGAAAGAAGCGGATGAAGTCATCGAATAAAACCTCTGAATCATAAGATTTTTATTTGAAAAGGGAGTGCTCACAGTGCAAATCATGTTAATGGGATCATTAGAACTTGGACTAATCTTTGCAATTATGGCACTAGGAGTTTACCTCACCTTTCGAATCCTAAATTTCCCTGATTTAACTGTTGATGGGAGCTTTACCCTTGGGGGAGCCATGGCTGCCATGATGATTACCCAGGGGTATTCCCCATTACTGGGCACTCTTTCGGCTGCCCTTGCTGGTGCCGTTGCCGGTTGGTTTACAGGCATGTTGCACACCAAAGGGAAAATTAATGATTTGTTAGCTGGGATTTTAACTATGATTGCCCTTTATTCTATTAACTTAAGGGTGATGGGAAAACCCAATATCCCATTGTTAAGGGAGGAGACTCTTTTTACGCAAATCGAGGGACTGTTTCTTTCAAAAACAGTCGTGATTCCTCTATTCCTCGTTTTTATTGTTTTTGTTATCAAGTTATTGGTGGATTGGTTTTTGAAGACAGATATTGGAACCGCTCTCAGGGCAACCGGGGATAATCAGCGAATGATTCGCAGTTTCGGCGTTCACACCGATTTTACCATTATCATTGGTCTTTCCCTGTCCAACGCCCTTGTCGGATTTTCAGGGGCTTTGAT containing:
- a CDS encoding ABC transporter substrate-binding protein, coding for MSLKHLQKSRLFLFLFLLIIGLLAGCGSSERVSSTEKPAATSTETNTQQEGNSTQASSETEKKVFTIGITQIVEHPALDAAKEGFIKALADNGYVDGEKVKFDQQNAQGSRDTATSIAQKFVADKVDMIFAIATPTAQAAAQATADIPILITAVTDPVAAGLVKSNERPETNVTGTTDMNPVKEQLSLVTKVKPDAKKVGILYNSGETNSEVQIKLAESVAPELGLELVLKGITNSSEVQQAAQSLVGKVDAIYVPTDNTVVSALESVLGVAEQAKIPVVAGEGDSVRRGAVITYGLDYYKLGYQTGEMAIKVLNGTDPSTMPIETQKDMQLIVNKKAAANMGVELSEELLKEADEVIE
- a CDS encoding ABC transporter permease — translated: MQIMLMGSLELGLIFAIMALGVYLTFRILNFPDLTVDGSFTLGGAMAAMMITQGYSPLLGTLSAALAGAVAGWFTGMLHTKGKINDLLAGILTMIALYSINLRVMGKPNIPLLREETLFTQIEGLFLSKTVVIPLFLVFIVFVIKLLVDWFLKTDIGTALRATGDNQRMIRSFGVHTDFTIIIGLSLSNALVGFSGALMAQYQGYADAGMGIGMIVVGLASVIIGEVVFGRPNIWRTTLAVVGGGILYRFVVGLSLYIGLEPSDMKLITSILVILALTMPRFASVLQKKNNSLVKAEGRGTHVTNSTSNESV